A genomic window from Camelus ferus isolate YT-003-E chromosome 9, BCGSAC_Cfer_1.0, whole genome shotgun sequence includes:
- the ZNF697 gene encoding zinc finger protein 697, with translation MEQEDNQGMCEAQDSEDKGMGTDFENSEDREGDPEERGMGCNPHNTDKREGRPEQETGSNPQEEAPRGHSDERELVSDICTEGLLSEEGGIALREEEDDQSGVAEMAMFPGLSESDSVSRSPREEEEEEESAGENRLEEEEEQPPPPVLPWRRHLSLGTRHRGEKPAHRRFRRLHHPMAMDLGELDSLMASIMDAPTICPDCGESFSPGAAFLQHQRIHRLAEAAAAASLEPFGLAGECGAVVGVVGVGVAGAFGAGPALARPPREKPFRCGECGKGFSRNTYLTNHLRLHTGERPNLCADCGKSFSWRADLLKHRRLHTGEKPYPCPECGEAFSLSSHLLSHRRAHAAASGAGPAALRPFACGECGKGFVRRSHLANHQRIHTGEKPHGCGECGKRFSWRSDLVKHQRVHTGEKPYMCSECGETFSVSSHLFTHKRTHSGERPYVCRECGKGFGRNSHLVNHLRVHTGEKPFCCGQCEKRFSDFSTLTQHQRTHTGEKPYTCIECGKSFIQSSHLIRHRRIHTGNKPHKCTGCGKGFRYKTHLAQHQKLHLC, from the exons ATGGAACAAGAAGATAACCAGGGCATGTGTGAAGCCCAGGACTCAGAAGACAAAGGGATGGGCACTGATTTTGAGAACTCTGAAGACAGGGAAGGGGACCCGGAAGAAAGAGGAATGGGCTGTAACCCACACAACACAGACAAGAGAGAAGGCCGCCCAGAGCAGGAGACGGGCTCCAACCCACAGGAGGAAGCTCCCAGGGGGCACTCAGATGAGAGAGAGCTGGTGTCTGACATCTGCACAG AGGGGCTGCTGAGTGAGGAAGGAGGGATTGCTCTCCGTGAGGAAGAGGATGACCAATCTGGAGTAGCTGAGATGGCGATGTTCCCAGGACTGTCTGAGTCCGACAGCGTTTCCCGGAGTCCccgagaagaggaggaggaggaggagagcgcTGGGGAGAACCGcctagaggaggaagaggagcagccaCCCCCTCCGGTGCTTCCATGGAGGAGGCACCTCTCCCTGGGGACCCGGCACCGGGGCGAAAAACCTGCCCACCGCCGCTTCCGCCGGCTCCACCACCCCATGGCCATGGACCTCGGGGAGCTCGACAGCCTGATGGCCAGCATCATGGATGCGCCCACCATCTGCCCCGACTGCGGGGAGAGCTTCAGCCCGGGCGCCGCCTTCCTGCAGCACCAGCGCATCCACCGCCTGGCAGAGGCCGCCGCGGCGGCCAGCCTGGAGCCCTTCGGCCTCGCGGGCGAGTGCGGCGCGGTGGtcggggtggtgggggtgggcgtGGCGGGGGCCttcggggcggggccggcgctgGCCCGGCCCCCGCGCGAGAAGCCCTTCCGCTGCGGCGAGTGCGGCAAGGGCTTCAGCCGCAACACCTACCTGACCAACCACCTGCGGCTGCACACGGGCGAGCGGCCCAACCTGTGCGCCGACTGCGGCAAGAGCTTCAGCTGGCGCGCCGACCTGCTCAAGCACCGGCGCCTGCACACGGGCGAGAAGCCCTACCCGTGCCCGGAGTGTGGCGAGGCCTTCAGCCTCAGCTCGCACCTGCTGAGCCACCGGCGCGCGCATGCGGCGGCCAGCGGCGCGGGGCCGGCGGCGCTGCGGCCCTTCGCCTGCGGGGAGTGCGGCAAGGGCTTCGTGCGCCGCTCGCACCTGGCCAACCATCAGCGCATTCACACGGGTGAGAAGCCACACGGCTGCGGCGAGTGCGGCAAGCGCTTCAGCTGGCGCTCGGACCTGGTGAAGCACCAGCGCGTGCACACGGGCGAGAAGCCCTACATGTGCTCCGAGTGCGGCGAGACCTTCAGCGTCAGCTCGCACCTCTTCACGCACAAGCGCACGCACTCGGGCGAGCGGCCCTACGTCTGCCGCGAGTGCGGCAAGGGCTTCGGGCGCAACTCGCACCTGGTGAACCACCTGCGTGTGCACACGGGCGAGAAGCCCTTCTGCTGCGGCCAGTGTGAGAAGCGCTTCAGCGACTTCTCCACTCTCACGCAGCACCAGCGCACGCACACGGGCGAGAAGCCCTACACCTGCATCGAGTGCGGCAAGAGCTTCATCCAGAGCTCGCACCTGATCCGCCACCGGCGCATCCACACCGGCAACAAGCCACACAAGTGCACCGGCTGCGGCAAGGGCTTCCGCTACAAAACGCACCTCGCGCAGCACCAGAAGCTGCACCTGTGCTAG